In Amaranthus tricolor cultivar Red isolate AtriRed21 chromosome 3, ASM2621246v1, whole genome shotgun sequence, a single window of DNA contains:
- the LOC130807496 gene encoding uncharacterized protein At5g64816-like gives MVEVWWSILGAAIPVVITGQGWRMKRRRDEEQRIKSARGREKSSDDIFVCERVCTSKRMLKKLGAFSKDPIPDTCVTVCGVSELDACTDACARTVCVNQHHVPNWNDVCLRRCQSECLKLSASHSS, from the coding sequence ATGGTGGAAGTATGGTGGTCCATATTGGGAGCAGCGATTCCAGTTGTTATCACAGGACAAGGCTGGAGGATGAAGAGAAGGCGTGATGAGGAGCAGAGGATTAAGAGTGCAAGAGGCCGGGAAAAGAGCTCTGATGACATTTTTGTGTGTGAAAGGGTTTGCACTTCAAAACGCATGTTGAAAAAGTTGGGAGCATTCTCTAAGGATCCGATTCCAGATACTTGTGTCACTGTATGTGGAGTTTCAGAGCTCGATGCATGCACGGATGCTTGTGCACGAACTGTCTGTGTCAACCAGCATCACGTCCCGAACTGGAATGATGTTTGCCTTAGAAGGTGTCAGAGTGAGTGTCTTAAACTCTCTGCATCTCACTCTTCCTAG